The Desulfovibrio legallii genome window below encodes:
- a CDS encoding AbrB family transcriptional regulator, whose amino-acid sequence MGTIVLLFVVGLVGSALFDHFNLPGGAMTGAMLAVILFKSMGSVTTPPTPHWLRFVVYGCVGVLVGNMYNPGMLEAVRDTWPVMLLSTSMIMLAGIICTWVVARSGALSVGGAYLATSPGGFNAMVALSGGTGQEAPIVMVYHLVRIYTIVLLAPLVGRVLGVFIK is encoded by the coding sequence ATGGGAACTATTGTCTTGCTGTTTGTGGTAGGGCTGGTCGGCAGCGCTCTATTTGACCACTTTAACCTGCCCGGCGGCGCCATGACCGGAGCCATGCTGGCTGTCATCCTGTTCAAAAGCATGGGCAGCGTCACCACGCCGCCCACGCCGCACTGGCTCAGGTTTGTGGTCTATGGCTGCGTGGGCGTTCTGGTGGGCAATATGTACAACCCCGGCATGCTGGAGGCGGTACGCGACACCTGGCCGGTGATGTTGCTTTCCACCAGCATGATCATGCTGGCAGGGATTATCTGCACCTGGGTTGTAGCGCGCAGCGGGGCGCTCTCCGTGGGCGGCGCGTATCTGGCCACCAGCCCCGGCGGCTTCAATGCCATGGTGGCTCTTTCGGGCGGCACAGGACAGGAAGCGCCCATAGTCATGGTCTACCACCTGGTGCGCATCTACACCATTGTACTGCTGGCCCCGCTGGTGGGCCGCGTGCTGGGGGTCTTCATCAAATAA
- a CDS encoding flavin reductase family protein: MEKMKIVPFDYAKDIFAALPKGVLLTTKAGDNVNSMVIGWGTLGLEWQTPIFIAFVREHRFTREQLDKNPEFTVNVPVGPYDKKIIGVCGGKCGRNMDKIQAAGLTLVAPEVVSVPAVREFPLTLECKVVYSQQQDLAALTPKFKDACYPQDVDGSAVGSNRDAHIAYYGEIVSAYILK, encoded by the coding sequence ATGGAAAAAATGAAAATCGTCCCTTTTGACTACGCCAAAGACATTTTTGCGGCCCTGCCCAAGGGCGTGTTGCTCACCACCAAGGCCGGCGACAATGTCAACAGCATGGTCATCGGCTGGGGAACCCTGGGCCTTGAGTGGCAGACCCCCATTTTTATTGCCTTTGTGCGCGAACACCGCTTTACCAGGGAGCAGCTGGACAAGAATCCGGAATTTACCGTCAACGTGCCGGTGGGTCCGTACGACAAAAAAATCATCGGCGTGTGCGGGGGCAAGTGCGGCAGGAATATGGACAAGATTCAGGCGGCCGGGCTCACGCTGGTTGCGCCGGAGGTCGTGTCCGTGCCGGCCGTCAGGGAGTTTCCGTTGACGCTGGAATGCAAGGTCGTCTACAGCCAGCAGCAGGATCTGGCCGCCCTGACTCCAAAGTTTAAGGACGCCTGCTATCCGCAGGATGTGGACGGCTCTGCCGTGGGTTCCAACCGGGACGCACATATTGCCTATTACGGCGAAATCGTCAGCGCGTACATCCTCAAGTAG
- a CDS encoding tetratricopeptide repeat protein, producing MASAQSNKGDAPTPKSTPDARQAPAAGQDSSAPGTDGTPHKRAVSPLVFGLAVALALVLGLYVGSLAPALFAPASDSGPGRQAAPAAPPAPSAAPSAAQENQPPMPPELAAKIAELEKAVLAAPDKAALWTSLGNLYFDTGQARKAASAYERSLALAPDDPDVLTDLGIMHRELGEFEKAVADFRRASTVNPRHENAMFNEGVVLYYDLKRKNEALKAWQRLLAVNPAAHAPDGKAVADLIRQLQ from the coding sequence ATGGCCAGTGCACAGAGCAACAAGGGCGACGCCCCCACCCCCAAGTCCACCCCGGACGCAAGGCAGGCCCCCGCCGCCGGGCAGGATTCCTCCGCGCCAGGAACGGACGGCACGCCGCACAAGCGCGCCGTCAGCCCCTTGGTCTTCGGCCTGGCCGTAGCTCTGGCCCTGGTGCTGGGCCTCTATGTGGGCTCTCTGGCGCCTGCCCTGTTTGCGCCCGCGTCGGATTCCGGCCCCGGACGACAGGCCGCGCCCGCGGCCCCGCCAGCGCCTTCTGCCGCGCCTTCTGCCGCACAGGAAAACCAACCGCCCATGCCGCCGGAGCTCGCCGCCAAAATCGCGGAGTTGGAAAAAGCCGTGCTCGCCGCCCCGGACAAGGCCGCCCTCTGGACCAGCCTGGGCAACCTCTACTTTGACACAGGGCAGGCCCGCAAGGCCGCATCCGCCTATGAGCGGTCCCTGGCTCTAGCTCCGGACGACCCCGACGTGCTCACCGACCTGGGCATCATGCACCGGGAACTGGGAGAATTTGAAAAGGCCGTGGCCGACTTCCGCCGCGCCTCCACCGTTAATCCGCGTCATGAAAACGCCATGTTCAACGAGGGCGTGGTCCTCTACTACGACCTCAAGCGCAAAAATGAAGCGCTCAAAGCCTGGCAGCGCCTGCTGGCGGTCAACCCCGCGGCGCACGCTCCTGACGGCAAGGCGGTGGCCGATCTCATCCGGCAATTGCAGTAA